A genome region from Streptomyces sp. SAI-135 includes the following:
- a CDS encoding glycoside hydrolase family 3 N-terminal domain-containing protein has protein sequence MTANVPAEDTSAVPVWNDPTLPLPTRVDALIDAMTLQEKIAQLYGVWVGASDQGGEVAPHQHDMEEAVDLDALLPTGLGQLTRPFGTVPVDPALGALSLARTQTRIAATNRFGIPALAHDECLAGFAAWGATAYPVPLSWGATFDPEVVRHMAAAIGRDMRAVGVHQGLAPVLDVVRDARWGRVEETIGEDPYLVGTIGTAYVQGLESAGIVATLKHFVGYSASRAGRNLAPTSLGPRERADVLLPPFEMAIRESGARSVMNAYTDTDGIPSAADEELLTGLLRDTWGFEGTVVADYFAIAFLKTLHGVAADWADAAGTALHAGIDVELPNVKTYGAPLAEAVTDGRVPETLVDRALRRVLTQKATLGLLDKDWNPVPAALDGADLDDPPALRGRIDLDGPQNRSLARTLAEKAVVVLSNDGTLPLERPRRIALLGPNADEPTAVLGCYSFPQHIGVRHPGTPLGIQLPTLRDTLAAEFPDAEITFVRGTGIDDGDLSGIGKAAQAAREADVAVVALGDRAGLFGRGTSGEGCDAESLALPGAQQHLLDVLLDQETPLITVLLAGRPYALGRAVEESAAIVQSFFPGEEGTHAIAGVLSGRTNPSGRLPVSVPRLPGSQPATYLGARLAHAGDVSTIDPTPAFAFGHGLSYTRFDWAELAVDAPEAQTDGEFTLSFTVRNTGGRAGTEVVQLYLHDPVASVVQPVQRLIGYTRVQLEPNEARRLRVTVPADLASFTGRDGRRLVEPGQLELRLAASSADPRLTATVTLTGTERYVDHTRRLHAAFCQGPWT, from the coding sequence GTGACCGCGAACGTGCCCGCAGAAGACACCTCCGCCGTCCCCGTATGGAACGACCCAACCCTGCCCCTGCCCACGCGAGTCGACGCCCTGATCGACGCGATGACCCTTCAGGAGAAGATCGCCCAGCTGTACGGGGTGTGGGTGGGCGCCTCCGACCAGGGCGGTGAAGTGGCCCCCCACCAGCACGACATGGAGGAGGCCGTCGACCTCGACGCACTCCTGCCGACCGGTCTCGGGCAACTGACCCGGCCCTTCGGCACCGTCCCCGTCGACCCCGCGCTGGGCGCGCTGTCCCTGGCCCGCACCCAGACCCGTATCGCCGCCACGAACCGGTTCGGCATCCCCGCCCTCGCACACGACGAGTGCCTGGCGGGCTTCGCCGCCTGGGGGGCGACGGCCTACCCCGTTCCGCTGTCCTGGGGCGCCACTTTCGACCCGGAGGTGGTACGGCACATGGCCGCCGCCATCGGCCGCGACATGCGCGCCGTCGGTGTCCACCAAGGACTCGCGCCCGTCCTGGACGTCGTGCGCGACGCCCGCTGGGGCCGGGTCGAGGAAACCATCGGCGAAGACCCCTACCTGGTCGGCACCATCGGCACGGCCTACGTGCAGGGCCTGGAGTCAGCCGGGATCGTCGCCACCCTCAAACACTTCGTCGGCTACTCGGCCTCCCGCGCCGGCCGTAACCTCGCCCCCACCTCCCTGGGGCCCCGTGAGCGCGCCGATGTTCTGCTGCCGCCCTTCGAGATGGCGATCCGTGAGAGCGGCGCCCGATCGGTGATGAACGCCTACACCGACACCGACGGCATCCCCTCCGCAGCCGACGAGGAACTGCTCACCGGGCTGCTGCGCGACACGTGGGGCTTCGAGGGCACCGTCGTCGCCGACTACTTCGCCATCGCCTTCCTGAAAACGCTGCACGGCGTCGCAGCCGACTGGGCCGACGCCGCAGGCACAGCGCTGCACGCAGGCATCGACGTCGAACTGCCCAACGTCAAGACATACGGCGCGCCCCTGGCCGAGGCCGTCACCGACGGCCGCGTACCGGAGACGCTGGTCGATCGTGCCCTGCGCCGGGTCCTCACACAGAAGGCGACGCTCGGTCTGCTCGACAAGGACTGGAATCCCGTGCCGGCCGCCCTCGACGGGGCCGACCTGGACGATCCGCCCGCTCTGCGCGGCAGGATCGACCTGGACGGACCGCAGAACCGCTCACTGGCCCGCACACTCGCCGAGAAAGCGGTCGTGGTGCTGAGCAACGACGGCACCCTGCCGCTCGAAAGGCCACGCCGCATCGCCCTGCTCGGTCCCAACGCCGACGAACCCACCGCCGTACTGGGCTGCTACTCCTTCCCCCAGCACATCGGCGTCCGCCACCCCGGCACACCACTGGGCATCCAGCTGCCCACATTGCGTGACACACTCGCCGCCGAGTTCCCCGACGCCGAGATCACGTTCGTCCGTGGCACCGGGATCGACGACGGCGACCTGTCCGGTATTGGCAAGGCCGCTCAGGCGGCGCGCGAGGCCGACGTTGCCGTCGTCGCGCTCGGCGACCGCGCCGGGCTCTTCGGGCGGGGCACCAGCGGCGAGGGGTGCGACGCCGAATCGCTGGCGCTGCCCGGTGCGCAGCAGCACCTGCTCGACGTCCTGCTCGACCAGGAGACACCCCTGATCACCGTGCTGCTCGCCGGACGACCGTACGCCCTCGGCCGCGCCGTGGAGGAGTCCGCCGCGATCGTGCAGTCCTTCTTCCCCGGCGAGGAGGGCACCCACGCGATCGCCGGGGTGCTCAGTGGCCGTACCAACCCGTCAGGGCGTCTGCCGGTCAGTGTGCCGCGCCTACCGGGCTCCCAACCGGCCACCTACCTCGGGGCGCGCCTCGCACACGCCGGCGACGTGTCCACCATCGACCCGACCCCTGCGTTCGCCTTCGGCCACGGCCTTTCCTATACACGGTTCGACTGGGCGGAGTTGGCCGTGGACGCCCCGGAAGCACAGACCGACGGCGAGTTCACCCTCTCCTTCACCGTACGCAACACAGGCGGACGTGCCGGAACGGAGGTTGTCCAGCTCTACCTGCATGACCCGGTTGCCTCCGTGGTCCAGCCGGTGCAGCGCCTGATCGGCTACACCCGGGTGCAACTGGAGCCGAACGAGGCCCGCCGCTTGCGGGTCACGGTCCCGGCCGACCTCGCCTCGTTCACCGGACGAGATGGTCGGCGTCTGGTCGAACCGGGCCAGCTGGAACTGCGGTTGGCTGCCTCCAGCGCGGATCCGCGCCTGACGGCCACAGTCACGCTGACCGGAACCGAGCGCTACGTGGATCACACGCGGCGCCTGCACGCCGCCTTCTGCCAGGGGCCGTGGACGTAG
- a CDS encoding carbohydrate ABC transporter permease, with protein sequence MATTLTEPRRPQKATHRERQRPTRRSGRRRNWAGGLAGWLWLAIVAVPLYWALITSLKARSRYYASNPLMPSSDPTLDNYRMVIESDFVRYFVNSVVVTAGAVVPAVVFSFMAAYAIVRGWRMRVLRAVNGLFLMGLAIPLQATVIPVYLIIIKLRLYDSLLALILPSIAFAIPLSVLVLTNFIRDVPKELFDSMRVDGATEWTTLWRLAAPLTRPAILTVTIFNALTIWNGFLLPLILTQSPERRTLPLALWTFQGQYGVNVPAVLAAVVLTTLPVLVLYAFGRRQLLSGLTAGFSR encoded by the coding sequence ATGGCCACCACGCTCACCGAACCCCGACGACCGCAGAAGGCCACCCACCGCGAGCGGCAGCGCCCCACCCGCAGGTCGGGCCGCCGCCGCAACTGGGCCGGCGGCCTGGCCGGATGGCTCTGGCTCGCCATCGTCGCCGTACCCCTGTACTGGGCCCTGATCACCAGCCTCAAGGCGCGGAGCCGCTACTACGCGAGCAACCCGCTGATGCCTTCGAGTGATCCCACACTGGACAACTACCGGATGGTCATCGAGTCCGACTTCGTCCGCTACTTCGTGAACAGCGTCGTGGTCACCGCCGGCGCCGTGGTGCCCGCGGTCGTGTTCTCCTTCATGGCCGCCTACGCGATCGTGCGTGGCTGGCGCATGCGGGTCCTGCGCGCGGTCAACGGGCTGTTTCTGATGGGCCTGGCCATCCCGCTGCAGGCGACGGTGATCCCGGTCTACCTCATCATCATCAAACTGCGTCTGTACGACAGCCTGCTGGCACTGATCCTTCCGTCGATCGCCTTCGCCATCCCGCTGTCGGTGCTGGTGCTGACCAACTTCATCCGCGACGTGCCCAAAGAACTGTTCGACTCGATGCGGGTCGACGGCGCCACCGAATGGACGACCCTGTGGCGGCTGGCGGCGCCCCTCACCCGACCGGCCATCCTCACCGTGACCATCTTCAACGCACTGACCATCTGGAACGGATTCCTGTTGCCGCTGATCCTCACGCAGAGCCCTGAGCGCCGGACGCTGCCGCTCGCACTGTGGACGTTCCAGGGCCAGTACGGGGTCAATGTCCCTGCCGTTCTCGCTGCCGTCGTCCTCACCACACTGCCCGTCCTGGTCCTGTACGCGTTCGGCCGCCGCCAGTTGCTGAGCGGCCTGACCGCCGGATTCAGCCGTTGA